Proteins from a genomic interval of Corallococcus silvisoli:
- a CDS encoding DsbA family protein — MTRLKRAPGPGDHFQGPRAAPVILVEYGDYQCPYCGQAYWEVKKLQQGLGTRLGFVFRNFPLTQAHPLALQAAEAAEAAAVQDRFWEMHDLLYENQDALEMPVLVSHAEALSLDMDRFRADLASHRFEERVRRDFMDGARSGVNGTPTFFANGYRHDGPFSAAALLEALAGGLDASR, encoded by the coding sequence TTGACCCGCCTGAAAAGAGCGCCGGGCCCGGGCGATCACTTCCAGGGGCCCCGCGCCGCGCCCGTCATCCTGGTGGAGTACGGCGACTACCAGTGCCCGTACTGCGGACAGGCCTACTGGGAGGTGAAGAAGCTCCAGCAGGGCCTGGGTACGCGACTGGGGTTCGTGTTCCGCAACTTCCCGCTGACCCAGGCGCACCCGCTGGCGCTCCAGGCCGCGGAGGCCGCCGAGGCCGCGGCCGTGCAAGATCGCTTCTGGGAGATGCACGACCTGCTCTACGAGAACCAGGACGCGCTGGAGATGCCCGTGCTGGTGTCCCACGCGGAGGCCCTGTCCCTGGACATGGACCGCTTCCGCGCGGACCTGGCCTCGCACCGGTTCGAGGAGCGCGTGCGCCGGGACTTCATGGACGGCGCGCGCAGCGGCGTGAACGGGACGCCGACGTTCTTCGCCAACGGCTACCGGCACGACGGCCCCTTCAGCGCGGCCGCGCTGCTGGAGGCGCTGGCGGGAGGACTGGACGCCTCCCGCTGA
- a CDS encoding mechanosensitive ion channel family protein, translating into MTEALPLLLKVIGALIVWFIGRTVIGGFRKVLDMGLQRRQLDATLIRYIGSLFTGTLTLMLVVGILGLMGVETTSFAALIAAAGIAIGAAWSGLLANFAAGVFLLVLRPFRVGEEIEAGGVVGYVQEIGLFVTTLDTTDNVRISVGNNQMFSDNIINYSHHPHRKMTVKVPLVHGADVKLLMQSLLERMPSVQGVQAKPVPQVEVAEFTLQGPVLAVCIFCKPTEFNDVQASVGEAIVETLTAHAYTVPGAAFAASPPPLAKAG; encoded by the coding sequence ATGACGGAGGCGCTCCCGCTCCTGCTCAAGGTCATCGGGGCGTTGATTGTCTGGTTCATCGGGCGGACGGTCATCGGTGGGTTCCGCAAGGTGCTGGACATGGGCCTTCAGCGGCGGCAGCTGGATGCCACGCTCATCCGCTACATCGGTTCGCTCTTCACCGGCACCCTGACCCTGATGCTGGTGGTCGGCATCCTGGGGCTGATGGGCGTGGAGACGACGTCCTTCGCCGCGTTGATCGCCGCCGCGGGTATCGCCATTGGCGCCGCGTGGTCCGGACTGCTCGCCAACTTCGCCGCGGGCGTGTTCCTGCTCGTGCTGCGCCCCTTCCGGGTGGGCGAGGAGATCGAAGCGGGTGGGGTCGTCGGCTACGTGCAGGAGATTGGCCTGTTCGTCACCACGCTCGACACGACGGACAACGTGCGGATCTCCGTGGGCAACAACCAGATGTTCAGCGACAACATCATCAATTACAGCCACCACCCGCACCGCAAGATGACCGTCAAGGTGCCGCTGGTGCACGGTGCGGACGTGAAGCTGCTCATGCAGTCGCTGCTGGAGCGCATGCCCAGTGTGCAGGGCGTCCAGGCGAAGCCGGTCCCCCAGGTGGAGGTCGCGGAGTTCACGCTCCAGGGTCCCGTGCTGGCGGTGTGCATCTTCTGCAAGCCCACCGAGTTCAACGACGTGCAGGCCTCCGTGGGCGAGGCGATCGTGGAGACCCTCACGGCCCATGCCTACACGGTGCCCGGCGCGGCCTTCGCGGCGTCGCCGCCTCCGCTCGCGAAGGCGGGCTAG